A genomic stretch from Capricornis sumatraensis isolate serow.1 chromosome 4, serow.2, whole genome shotgun sequence includes:
- the LOC138079209 gene encoding transmembrane protein 50B-like, whose translation MAGFLDNFRWPECECIDWSERRNAVASLVAGILFFTGWWIMIGAAVVYPKPEQLNRAFHTCGVFSTLAFFMINAVSNAQVRGDSYESGCLGRTGARVWLFIGFMLMFGSLIASMWILFGAYVTQNTNVYPGLAVFFQNALIFFSTLIYKFGRTEELWT comes from the coding sequence ATGGCGGGCTTCCTAGACAATTTCCGTTGGCCAGAATGTGAGTGCATTGACTGGAGTGAGAGAAGAAACGCTGTGGCCTCTCTGGTTGCAGGTATATTGTTTTTTACCGGTTGGTGGATAATGATCGGCGCAGCTGTAGTGTATCCGAAGCCAGAGCAGCTGAACCGTGCCTTTCACACATGTGGTGTGTTTTCCACATTGGCTTTCTTCATGATAAACGCTGTGTCCAACGCTCAGGTGAGAGGTGACAGTTACGAGAGCGGCTGTTTAGGAAGAACAGGTGCTCGAGTTTGGCTCTTCATTggtttcatgttgatgtttgggtCACTGATTGCTTCCATGTGGATTCTCTTCGGTGCCTATGTTACCCAGAATACTAATGTTTATCCAGGACTAGCTGTGTTTTTTCAAAATGCACTTATATTTTTTAGCACTCTGATCTACAAATttggaagaactgaagagctATGGACCTGA